From Cheilinus undulatus linkage group 17, ASM1832078v1, whole genome shotgun sequence, one genomic window encodes:
- the tmem150c gene encoding transmembrane protein 150C isoform X1 gives MMRCSPWALLPPVYSGLTAVGLWVVYYIAVCHKRITPLGTKYRRNGSLYPPYISVAGNFPPASCIFTEVMNLAAFVGFIIAVLRYLQLKNKINRKLNIISLVVFSIGCFGMTLVGNFQLFADELIHNLGTFLTFGMGTLFCWIQSLITMRANIKNEGRKTSILRFLLSGIITVSMILYFSLISQHFHMQASQSQWALVMFFLIFLSTFAIEFRHFHFDLICTDYFGSPESHSEILSETSTYQPDQL, from the exons ATGATGAGGTGCAGTCCCTGGGCTCTTCTCCCTCCTGTCTACTCAGGTCTCACTGCTGTTGGACTGTGGGTTGT aTATTATATAGCTGTCTGTCATAAGAGGATAACACCTCTGGGAACAAAATACAG gaGAAATGGATCATTATATCCCCCCTACATCAG TGTTGCTGGGAACTTTCCCCCAGCTAGCTGCATCTTCACTGAAGTTATGAACTTGGCTGCCTTTGTAG GGTTCATTATCGCCGTCCTCAGATACCTCcagctgaaaaacaaaataaatagaaaactgAATATTATTAGCCTGGTGGTTTTCTCCATTGGCTGCTTTGGGATGACACTTGTAGGAAACTTCCAG CTATTCGCTGATGAGTTGATCCACAACCTGGGCACCTTCCTGACGTTTGGAATGGGAACATTATTCTGCTGGATCCAGTCTTTGATAACTATGAGAGCAAATATAAAGAACGAGGGGAGGAAGACCAGTATCCTGCGTTTCCTGTTGTCTGGAATCATCACAGTCTCCATGATACTCT ACTTCTCCCTGATCTCTCAGCATTTCCACATGCAGGCATCTCAGAGCCAATGGGCACTAGTCATGttcttcctcatcttcctcaGCACTTTTGCCATCGAGTTTCGTCACTTCCACTTTGACCTCATTTGTACAGATTACTTTGGGAGTCCAGAAAGTCATTCAGAGATCTTGTCTGAAACATCCACATACCAGCCAGACCAACTGTAG
- the tmem150c gene encoding transmembrane protein 150C isoform X2, producing MMRCSPWALLPPVYSGLTAVGLWVVRNGSLYPPYISVAGNFPPASCIFTEVMNLAAFVGFIIAVLRYLQLKNKINRKLNIISLVVFSIGCFGMTLVGNFQLFADELIHNLGTFLTFGMGTLFCWIQSLITMRANIKNEGRKTSILRFLLSGIITVSMILYFSLISQHFHMQASQSQWALVMFFLIFLSTFAIEFRHFHFDLICTDYFGSPESHSEILSETSTYQPDQL from the exons ATGATGAGGTGCAGTCCCTGGGCTCTTCTCCCTCCTGTCTACTCAGGTCTCACTGCTGTTGGACTGTGGGTTGT gaGAAATGGATCATTATATCCCCCCTACATCAG TGTTGCTGGGAACTTTCCCCCAGCTAGCTGCATCTTCACTGAAGTTATGAACTTGGCTGCCTTTGTAG GGTTCATTATCGCCGTCCTCAGATACCTCcagctgaaaaacaaaataaatagaaaactgAATATTATTAGCCTGGTGGTTTTCTCCATTGGCTGCTTTGGGATGACACTTGTAGGAAACTTCCAG CTATTCGCTGATGAGTTGATCCACAACCTGGGCACCTTCCTGACGTTTGGAATGGGAACATTATTCTGCTGGATCCAGTCTTTGATAACTATGAGAGCAAATATAAAGAACGAGGGGAGGAAGACCAGTATCCTGCGTTTCCTGTTGTCTGGAATCATCACAGTCTCCATGATACTCT ACTTCTCCCTGATCTCTCAGCATTTCCACATGCAGGCATCTCAGAGCCAATGGGCACTAGTCATGttcttcctcatcttcctcaGCACTTTTGCCATCGAGTTTCGTCACTTCCACTTTGACCTCATTTGTACAGATTACTTTGGGAGTCCAGAAAGTCATTCAGAGATCTTGTCTGAAACATCCACATACCAGCCAGACCAACTGTAG
- the enoph1 gene encoding enolase-phosphatase E1: protein MATVSLPACTSALLLDIEGTTTPITFVKDVLFPYIREHLEDYLSSHWEEDECKQDVHLLKKQIEEDIRQNRSCPVHAVDQTVHTDEEKAIREVVDNVLWQMAADRKSTALKQLQGHMWRSAYSSGRIKGEVYQDVVPSIKRWREKGLKVFIYSSGSVEAQKLLFGYSVEGDLLDLLDGHFDTTIGAKVESKSYERIAERIGCPAEEITFLTDVTREAKAAEDARVNVVVVVRPGNMELTDEERAHYNLITSFSQLELSGRA, encoded by the exons ATGGCCACTGTTTCACTCCCTGCATGTACCAGTGCACTCTTGTTGGATATTGAAGGAACAACCACGCCAATTACATTTGTGAAG GATGTATTGTTTCCATACATCAGAGAGCATCTTGAAGATTATTTGTCTTCACACTGGGAAGAAGATGAGTGCAAGCAAGATGTCCATCTCCTAAAAAAACAG ATTGAAGAGGACATCAGACAGAATCGCTCATGTCCCGTCCATGCTGTGGATCAAACGGTCCACACAGACGAGGAGAAGGCCATCAGAGAGGTGGTGGATAATGTCCTGTGGCAGATGGCAGCAGACAGGAAGTCCACAGCACTCAAACAGCTCCAGGGTCACATGTGGAGATCTGCTTATTCTTCAGGAAGAATCAAAGGCGA GGTCTATCAGGATGTAGTTCCATCCATCaaaagatggagagaaaaaggacTCAAGGTGTTCATTTATTCTTCTGGAAGTGTGGAGGCACAGAAACTTCTGTTTGGATATTCTGTTGAAGGAGATCTTTTAGAT TTATTAGATGGCCACTTTGACACCACTATAGGAGCTAAAGTAGAGAGTAAAAGCTATGAGAGGATTGCTGAGAGGATTGGCTGTCCAGCTGAGGAGATCACATTCTTGACAGACGTCACTCGAG AGGCTAAAGCAGCAGAAGATGCAAGGGTCAACGTGGTGGTGGTGGTCCGACCTGGGAACATGGAGCTGACAGACGAAGAGAGGGCCCACTATAACCTCATCACATCCTTTAGCCAACTTGAACTATCGGGACGTGCTTAA
- the LOC121524657 gene encoding heterogeneous nuclear ribonucleoprotein D0-like, producing MSEDYEFSDDTAMMRMEEDGEANRDDPMSAAGDCGPMGDEAEGSRIDASKNEEDEGKMFVGGLSWDTTKKDLKDYFSKFGEVVDCTLKLDPMTGRSRGFGFVLFKDPESVEKVASQKEHKLNGKVIDPKKAKAMKSKEPVKKIFVGGLSPDTPEEKVREYFGAFGEVESIELPMENKTNKRRGFCFITFKEEEPVKQIMEKKYHNIGLSKCEIKVAMSKEQYQQQQYWGGRGGYSSRSRGRGGGPNQNWNQGYGNYWNQGYGNYGNYGYSNQGYGGYGGYDYPGYNNYYGYGDYNNQSGGYGKSPRRGGHTNSYKPY from the exons ATGTCGGAAGATTATGAATTCAGCGATGACACGGCCATGATGAGAATGGAAGAAGATGGCGAGGCAAACCGAGATGACCCGATGTCTGCGGCTGGGGACTGTGGCCCAATGGGGGACGAGGCCGAGGGATCAAGAATCGACGCCAGCAAAAACGAGGAGGATGAGGG GAAGATGTTCGTAGGAGGTCTCAGTTGGGACACCACCAAGAAGGACCTAAAGGACTACTTTTCCAAGTTTGGAGAGGTTGTAGACTGCACGTTAAAACTGGACCCAATGACTGGTCGTTCAAGGGGCTTTGGCTTCGTGCTTTTCAAAGATCCTGAGAGTGTTGAAAAG GTTGCCTCGCAAAAGGAGCACAAACTGAATGGAAAAGTCATCGACCCCAAAAAAGCCAAGGCCATGAAGAGCAAGGAGCCGGTGAAGAAGATCTTTGTTGGCGGTCTCTCTCCAGACACGCCCGAGGAGAAAGTCAGAGAGTATTTTGGTGCCTTTGGAGAG GTGGAGTCAATCGAACTCCCCATGGAGAACAAGACAAACAAACGAAGAGGCTTCTGCTTCATCACATTCAAAGAGGAGGAACCTGTGAAGCAGATCATGGAGAAAAAGTATCACAATATCGGACTCAGCAAG TGTGAAATAAAGGTGGCCATGTCCAAGgagcagtatcagcagcagcagtactGGGGAGGACGAGGCGGATACTCGTCCAGGTCTCGAGGAAGAGGCGGTG GTCCCAATCAGAATTGGAACCAGGGTTACGGCAACTACTGGAATCAAGGCTATGGAAATTATGGCAATTATGGTTACAGTAATCAAGGCTATGGAGGCTATGGTGGCTATGACTACCCTGGTTACAACAACTATTATGGATATGGTGACTACAACA ATCAATCTGGTGGATATGGCAAGTCGCCACGGCGTGGTGGTCACACCAACAGTTACAAGCCGTATTAA
- the si:ch73-234b20.5 gene encoding vesicle-associated membrane protein 8 isoform X2: MADPYPQAPPATGAASKMDNVQNQVNEVKVILKDNISKVLERGDRLDDLIGKTDDLQASADSFQRTSTRVARKYWWKNIKMMIIIGVIVLIIVILIILAATKTI; encoded by the exons ATG GCTGACCCATACCCTCAGGCGCCGCCAGCCACTGGCGCGGCATCCAAAATGGACAATGTGCAGAATCAGGTGAATGAGGTGAAAGTTATCCTGAAAGACAACATCAGCAAAGTTCTGGAGAGAGGAGATCGATTAGATGATCTGATTGGAAAGACAGACGACCTGCAGGCTTCT gcgGATTCGTTCCAGAGAACATCCACGCGGGTCGCCAGGAAATACTGgtggaaaaacatcaaaatgatgataataatcGGAGTGATTGTCCTGATCATCGTCATCCTCATTATCCTTGCTGCCACAAAGACTATATAA